A genome region from Rhodanobacter thiooxydans includes the following:
- a CDS encoding chemotaxis protein CheW: MNPSVNRTPFEILARYERLSLAHASDTQDKLKAPGLWRGIGFRVGSRLLVSGIDEINELLAVPPLTPVPGTQPWLLGVANVRGNLVPVIDFGRFLFGDRTQHTDRSRLLVVRQGGGNVALLVDEVFGQRTVDEEQRREAGREEDPRLARFVDSRVGEQQLAVFSMNRLVRAPDFRQAAA, from the coding sequence ATGAACCCGTCCGTCAACCGCACTCCGTTCGAGATCCTGGCCCGTTACGAGCGACTGTCGCTGGCGCATGCATCGGATACGCAGGACAAGCTGAAAGCGCCCGGGTTGTGGCGCGGCATCGGTTTCCGGGTCGGTTCGCGCCTGCTGGTCAGCGGCATCGACGAGATCAACGAACTGCTGGCGGTTCCCCCGCTCACCCCGGTGCCGGGCACCCAGCCCTGGCTGCTCGGCGTGGCCAACGTGCGCGGCAACCTGGTGCCGGTGATCGACTTCGGCCGTTTCCTGTTCGGCGACCGCACCCAGCACACCGACCGCAGCCGCCTGCTGGTCGTGCGCCAGGGCGGCGGCAACGTGGCGCTGCTGGTGGACGAGGTGTTCGGCCAGCGCACGGTGGACGAGGAGCAGCGGCGTGAGGCGGGGCGCGAGGAAGATCCGCGACTGGCCCGTTTCGTCGACAGCCGGGTGGGTGAGCAGCAGTTGGCTGTTTTCAGCATGAACCGGCTGGTACGCGCACCGGATTTCCGGCAGGCCGCGGCCTGA
- a CDS encoding response regulator, with amino-acid sequence MSSGRAAGGVVNLNMSANELDGLKVMVIDDSKTIRRTAETLLKKEGCEVLTAVDGFEALAKISDQKPAIIFVDIMMPRLDGYQTCALIKNNPQFRATPVIMLSSKDGLFDKARGRIVGAEQYLTKPFTRDELLGAIHRHVSTVSSH; translated from the coding sequence CTGAGCTCGGGGCGGGCCGCAGGGGGAGTAGTGAATTTGAACATGAGCGCTAACGAGTTGGACGGTCTGAAAGTCATGGTGATCGATGACTCCAAGACCATCCGCCGCACGGCGGAAACCCTGCTGAAAAAAGAGGGCTGCGAGGTGCTGACCGCGGTCGACGGTTTCGAGGCGCTCGCCAAGATTTCCGACCAGAAGCCCGCCATCATCTTCGTCGACATCATGATGCCGCGGCTGGACGGCTACCAGACCTGCGCACTGATCAAGAACAACCCGCAGTTTCGCGCCACGCCGGTGATCATGCTGTCCTCCAAGGACGGCCTGTTCGACAAGGCGCGCGGCCGCATCGTCGGCGCCGAGCAATACCTGACCAAGCCGTTCACCCGGGACGAGTTGCTTGGTGCCATCCATCGCCACGTCAGCACGGTATCGAGCCACTGA
- a CDS encoding response regulator, with protein MATILIIDDSPTDVRVFTTLLERAGHQVVAVSTAEEGIECVRVDMPDLVIMDVIMPGMNGFQATRTLTRDPKTQSVPIVMITTKSMETDRVWGLRQGARAFITKPVNEKELLACINELLPSEK; from the coding sequence GTGGCCACCATTCTCATCATCGACGACTCGCCGACCGACGTGCGCGTGTTCACCACGCTGCTTGAGCGGGCCGGGCATCAGGTCGTCGCCGTCAGCACGGCCGAGGAGGGCATCGAGTGCGTGCGCGTCGACATGCCCGACCTGGTCATCATGGACGTGATCATGCCCGGCATGAACGGGTTCCAGGCCACGCGTACGCTCACCCGCGATCCGAAGACCCAGAGCGTACCGATCGTGATGATCACCACCAAGTCGATGGAGACCGATCGCGTGTGGGGCTTGCGCCAGGGCGCCCGCGCGTTCATCACCAAGCCGGTGAACGAGAAGGAGCTGCTGGCGTGCATCAACGAATTGCTGCCGAGCGAGAAATGA
- the gshB gene encoding glutathione synthase translates to MTLSVGMLMDPIGAIKTAKDTSFAMLLEAHRRGHSLHYFEQGDLALRDGEPWARIAPLEVREDPQRWFTLGPAQWRDLRELDVVLMRKDPPVDAQFIYDTMVLEAAQRGGVAVVNDPRALRDCNEKLFALAFPQCIAPTLVSRDAGELRRFTAEHGEVVLKPLDGMGGRGIFRARTGDGNLNSMLETLLGGGPHGEGRQFTIAQKFIPAISAGDKRVLVVDGEPVPYALARIPQGDEFRGNLAAGGRGVGVPLSERDRWIVSQVAPELRRRGLLFVGLDVIGDYLTEINVTSPTCVRELDAQFGLNIAGQLFDVIERHVTGNRNA, encoded by the coding sequence ATGACCCTTTCGGTCGGCATGCTGATGGACCCCATCGGCGCGATCAAGACAGCCAAGGACACCAGCTTCGCGATGTTGCTGGAAGCGCACCGCCGCGGCCACTCGCTGCACTATTTCGAGCAGGGTGACCTGGCGCTGCGCGACGGCGAGCCATGGGCGCGGATCGCCCCGCTGGAGGTGCGCGAGGACCCGCAGCGCTGGTTCACGCTGGGCCCGGCGCAGTGGCGCGACCTGCGCGAGCTGGACGTGGTGCTGATGCGCAAGGACCCCCCGGTCGACGCCCAGTTCATCTACGATACGATGGTGCTGGAGGCGGCCCAGCGCGGCGGCGTGGCGGTGGTCAACGACCCGCGCGCGCTGCGTGACTGCAACGAGAAGCTGTTCGCGCTGGCCTTCCCGCAATGCATCGCGCCGACCCTGGTGTCGCGCGACGCGGGCGAACTGCGCCGGTTCACCGCCGAACACGGCGAAGTGGTGCTGAAACCGCTGGACGGCATGGGCGGGCGCGGCATCTTCCGGGCCCGGACCGGCGACGGCAACCTCAATTCCATGCTGGAAACCCTGCTGGGCGGCGGCCCGCACGGCGAAGGGCGGCAATTCACCATCGCGCAGAAGTTCATCCCGGCGATCAGCGCCGGCGACAAGCGCGTGCTGGTGGTCGATGGTGAGCCGGTGCCTTACGCGCTGGCACGGATCCCGCAAGGCGACGAGTTCCGCGGCAACCTGGCCGCCGGCGGGCGCGGCGTCGGCGTGCCGCTGTCCGAGCGCGACCGCTGGATCGTCAGCCAGGTGGCGCCCGAGCTGCGCCGGCGCGGCCTGCTGTTCGTCGGGCTGGACGTGATCGGTGACTACCTGACCGAGATCAACGTCACGTCCCCGACCTGCGTGCGCGAACTGGACGCGCAGTTCGGGCTTAACATTGCCGGCCAGCTGTTCGACGTCATCGAACGGCACGTCACCGGAAACCGCAACGCGTGA
- a CDS encoding Hpt domain-containing protein, giving the protein MRLQDHIDFTTLQWVKPELDDTLSIAREALESYVDNPGKRDYMRTCVDHLHQVQGTLQMVELYGAATVTAEMEALALALLADKVTYREEAYAALMRGLMQLPDYLERLSSGHRDVPVVLLPLLNDLRASRELEPLPESAMFHPNLDAFLPEQAPAAMSEAYAEAHRGELVELRLRFQQQLLGWFRGQNVAQQLVNMRKTLLAITARCHQVHGRRLWWIAAGVLEGLEQGVLKGQAGEIRQLIGKVDRNIRLLIEQGEASLRGGDADDVARKLLYIVAQAKQRSPQMELLRDIYALDTLLPDAGELEHARGSMAGHNRALLDSVSRALKDDLLRVKEALDLFLRQQNGDPAQLAAQGEVLERVGDTLGMLALSVPRRVVAEQRRVLDEIANRMRQADEETLLDVAGALLYVEASLDDHIESLGSEDEAGTSQVMPSLPRSEALGVVTTLMQEAIANTGKVKDAIVAFVESGWEHGRLAGAPELMDEVAGAMHMLSSPRPAELAQGVGRFIGNELLDDRRVPSGAQMDQLADALAALEYYLEAAREHRGGLEHILDVAEHSLSLLGYWPLLSARVASAAPLASEAAPVASAAVDGEHLELSESVSLLPGEDLRQLFVGDSQPLAAAVHDLDGLRLAQTETATPAGADRAAADEAGEDWIEIEEEVVEQVPVRDALADNTNFNVNAEGIDDDIREIFLEEMQEEIDNLRSAEQLWLADPAQSAALVGIRRSFHTLKGSGRLVGAGVLGEFAWKVEDMLNRVLDGTIQPDENVQALVRHAIDALPQLLAALKGEGMPRAPLGAIMHTAEQLAAGNPAWVEDHAPRAMETVRRIVRRRVPRLDAAAESIPTAGLAGVGAAPEPIEPEHAVEMPVMPPVDPVLLEILRSEVAQYLQTIRAAIQRSDDELPIGEELLRAVHTLHGAIAMVDIPLLTQLLSPLEGLFKRLRAANLPLSSEGLRLLGQAVDVVDRVMSQFDAAEPQLPDADALTAQIASLRDRYPESKVAHVVFEPQADEADEAKSAESAGATDEADEADEAEAYQAIIADSLAAGMADAAAARAGTAPADAPANAGEIPQVHLEDAQHAELTAELVAALGAFEPERADAERAAAEKLAAEQAAAARAEAEKLAAEQAATAQAEAEKLAAEQAATAQAEAEKLAAEQAAAAQVEAEKLAAEQAAAAQAEAEKLAAEQAAAAQAAAEKLAIEQAAAAQAAAEKQAAEQAAAGRTSEEATGTVTPEPAHALAGSGQIDADLMEVFIDEAREILDHADDVLAQWHAEPAELVHVPELQRDLHTLKGGARIAGLTAVGDLSHAIETLLEEPIRDVSRTGPLIAALEASFDQLHALVQRVAQGQATEYPRAMIDHLLELAGETVLADDATAAMPAPASVPTASSPAVSAAGEPGLPELMPEAEEEVRSPQEQIRVRADLLDNLVNHAGEVAIYRSRLEQQVAGYRFNLVELEQTVARLRSQLRMLEIETEAQIIARFQREHREAGMAAFDPLELDRYSQLQQYSRALAESVSDLVSIQSMLDELTRQAETLLIQQSRVSTELQDGLLRTRMLPFDTMVPNLRRTLRQAAQEQDKHAQLHVDGAHGEMDRNLLDRIKAPFEHMLRNAIAHGIETPAERRKAGKPVEGVVSITVAREATEVVIRVSDDGRGLNREAIRKRGIERGLLRPETRPTDNQLLSLITQTGFSTASQVTQLAGRGVGMDVVANEIKQLGGSLSIESEEGKGTTFILRLPFTLAVTQAILVRIGEATFAIPITSVQGVARVNPDELTALMAEAEPSFQYGLEDYGIHDLAELLGLPPGLPTEDEQQPLLLTRAGDLRAAIRIDAVLGSREIVVKSVGPQISSVPGLLGATIMGDGSVLIILDLAPLVRHGMIRREQRLAEGLSAVQAPVVEEVQTKPLVMVVDDSITMRKVTSRVLERHEYEVSTAKDGVDALEKLHERVPDLMLLDIEMPRMDGYELATHMKADPRLRDVPIIMITSRSGDKHRQRALDIGVDRYLGKPYQEAELLVQIGEVLEQRAVEPVHD; this is encoded by the coding sequence ATGAGACTTCAAGACCACATCGATTTCACCACGCTGCAGTGGGTCAAGCCGGAACTCGACGACACCTTGTCGATCGCCCGCGAGGCGCTGGAGTCGTACGTCGACAACCCGGGCAAGCGCGACTACATGCGCACCTGCGTGGATCACCTGCACCAGGTGCAAGGCACCCTGCAGATGGTCGAGCTGTATGGCGCGGCGACGGTCACGGCGGAAATGGAGGCGCTTGCCCTGGCCCTGCTGGCGGACAAGGTCACCTATCGCGAAGAAGCCTATGCCGCGTTGATGCGCGGTTTGATGCAGCTGCCCGACTACCTGGAGCGGCTGTCCAGCGGCCACCGCGACGTGCCGGTGGTGCTGCTGCCGCTGCTCAACGACCTGCGTGCCAGCCGCGAACTGGAACCGCTGCCCGAATCGGCGATGTTCCACCCCAACCTGGATGCGTTCCTGCCGGAGCAGGCGCCCGCGGCGATGAGCGAAGCCTACGCCGAGGCGCATCGAGGCGAGCTGGTGGAGCTGCGCCTGCGCTTCCAGCAGCAGCTGCTGGGCTGGTTCCGCGGACAGAACGTCGCGCAGCAACTGGTCAATATGCGCAAGACCCTGCTGGCGATCACCGCGCGCTGTCATCAGGTGCATGGTCGGCGCCTGTGGTGGATCGCCGCCGGGGTGCTGGAAGGCCTGGAACAGGGCGTGCTGAAGGGGCAGGCCGGCGAAATCCGCCAGCTGATCGGCAAGGTCGACCGCAACATCCGGCTGCTGATCGAACAAGGTGAAGCCAGCCTGCGCGGCGGCGACGCGGACGACGTGGCCCGCAAGCTGCTCTACATCGTGGCGCAAGCCAAGCAACGCAGTCCGCAGATGGAGCTGTTGCGCGACATCTATGCGCTGGACACGCTGCTGCCCGATGCCGGCGAACTGGAGCACGCGCGCGGCTCGATGGCCGGGCACAACCGCGCCCTGCTCGATTCCGTCTCGCGCGCGCTGAAGGACGACCTGCTGCGCGTCAAGGAGGCGCTGGACCTGTTCCTGCGCCAGCAGAACGGCGACCCGGCCCAGTTGGCGGCGCAGGGCGAGGTACTCGAACGCGTGGGCGACACGCTCGGCATGCTGGCGTTGTCGGTGCCGCGCCGGGTGGTCGCCGAGCAGCGCCGGGTGCTCGACGAGATCGCCAACCGCATGCGCCAGGCCGACGAGGAAACCCTGCTCGACGTGGCCGGCGCACTGCTGTACGTCGAAGCGTCGCTGGACGACCACATCGAAAGCCTGGGCTCCGAGGACGAAGCGGGCACGAGCCAGGTCATGCCCAGCCTGCCGCGCAGCGAAGCGCTGGGCGTGGTAACCACGCTGATGCAGGAGGCGATCGCCAACACCGGCAAGGTCAAGGACGCGATCGTCGCGTTCGTCGAATCCGGCTGGGAACACGGCCGTCTGGCCGGTGCGCCGGAGCTGATGGACGAAGTCGCCGGTGCCATGCACATGCTGTCGTCGCCGCGCCCGGCCGAACTGGCCCAGGGCGTAGGCCGCTTCATCGGCAACGAACTGCTGGACGACCGCCGCGTGCCGAGCGGGGCGCAGATGGACCAGCTGGCCGACGCATTGGCGGCGCTGGAGTATTACCTGGAGGCGGCGCGCGAGCATCGCGGCGGCCTGGAACACATACTCGACGTGGCCGAGCACAGCCTGAGCCTGCTCGGCTACTGGCCGCTGCTGTCGGCACGCGTGGCATCCGCCGCGCCGCTGGCGTCCGAGGCGGCGCCGGTCGCATCCGCGGCTGTGGACGGAGAACATCTGGAACTGTCCGAGTCGGTCAGCCTGCTGCCGGGTGAGGACCTGAGGCAACTCTTCGTCGGTGACAGCCAGCCGCTTGCCGCCGCCGTCCACGATCTCGACGGGCTGCGCCTGGCGCAGACCGAAACCGCCACCCCGGCCGGCGCGGATCGCGCCGCGGCCGACGAGGCTGGCGAGGACTGGATCGAGATCGAGGAAGAGGTGGTCGAGCAGGTGCCGGTGCGCGACGCACTGGCGGACAACACCAACTTCAACGTCAATGCCGAAGGCATCGACGACGATATCCGCGAGATCTTCCTCGAGGAGATGCAGGAGGAAATCGACAACCTGCGCAGCGCCGAGCAGCTTTGGCTGGCCGACCCCGCGCAGAGCGCGGCGCTGGTCGGCATCCGCCGCTCGTTCCACACGCTGAAGGGCTCGGGCCGGCTGGTCGGTGCCGGCGTGCTGGGCGAGTTTGCGTGGAAAGTGGAGGACATGCTCAACCGCGTGCTGGACGGCACCATCCAGCCGGACGAAAACGTGCAGGCGCTGGTGCGTCATGCGATCGACGCGCTGCCGCAGCTACTGGCCGCGCTCAAGGGCGAAGGCATGCCACGCGCACCGCTCGGCGCGATCATGCATACCGCCGAACAGCTCGCGGCCGGCAACCCGGCGTGGGTGGAGGATCACGCACCACGCGCGATGGAGACGGTGCGCCGCATCGTGCGCCGGCGCGTGCCGCGTCTCGACGCGGCGGCCGAATCCATACCCACAGCGGGCCTGGCCGGAGTGGGCGCCGCCCCGGAGCCGATCGAACCCGAGCACGCCGTGGAGATGCCGGTGATGCCGCCGGTGGACCCGGTGCTGCTGGAGATCCTGCGCAGCGAGGTGGCGCAGTACCTGCAGACCATCCGCGCCGCGATCCAGCGCAGCGACGACGAGTTGCCGATCGGCGAGGAACTGCTGCGCGCCGTGCACACGCTGCACGGGGCGATCGCGATGGTCGACATTCCGCTGCTGACGCAGCTGCTGTCGCCGCTGGAGGGCCTGTTCAAGCGCCTGCGTGCGGCCAACCTGCCGCTGTCGTCCGAGGGCTTGCGCCTGCTGGGCCAGGCGGTCGACGTGGTCGATCGCGTGATGAGCCAGTTCGACGCGGCCGAGCCGCAATTGCCGGACGCCGACGCGCTCACCGCGCAGATCGCCAGCCTGCGCGACCGCTACCCCGAGTCGAAGGTGGCGCACGTCGTGTTCGAGCCGCAGGCCGACGAGGCCGACGAGGCCAAGTCGGCGGAAAGCGCCGGTGCGACCGACGAGGCCGACGAGGCCGACGAGGCCGAGGCCTACCAGGCGATCATCGCCGACTCGCTGGCGGCCGGCATGGCCGACGCCGCGGCGGCACGGGCCGGGACGGCGCCCGCCGATGCCCCGGCCAATGCCGGCGAGATCCCGCAGGTCCATCTGGAAGATGCGCAACACGCCGAGCTGACCGCCGAGCTGGTGGCGGCACTGGGCGCCTTTGAGCCCGAGCGGGCCGATGCCGAGCGGGCGGCTGCCGAAAAGCTGGCGGCCGAGCAGGCCGCGGCGGCGCGGGCGGAAGCAGAGAAACTGGCAGCCGAACAGGCTGCGACAGCGCAGGCGGAAGCAGAGAAACTGGCAGCCGAACAGGCTGCGACAGCGCAGGCGGAAGCGGAGAAGCTGGCGGCGGAGCAGGCCGCGGCAGCGCAGGTGGAAGCGGAGAAACTGGCGGCCGAGCAGGCCGCGGCGGCGCAGGCGGAAGCGGAGAAACTGGCGGCGGAGCAGGCCGCGGCGGCGCAGGCGGCAGCAGAGAAACTGGCGATCGAGCAGGCTGCGGCAGCGCAGGCAGCCGCAGAGAAGCAGGCGGCCGAACAGGCGGCAGCGGGCCGGACCAGCGAAGAAGCGACCGGCACCGTGACGCCGGAGCCTGCGCATGCCCTGGCCGGGTCCGGCCAGATCGACGCCGACCTGATGGAAGTCTTCATCGACGAGGCGCGCGAGATCCTCGACCACGCCGACGACGTGCTGGCCCAGTGGCATGCCGAACCGGCCGAACTGGTGCACGTGCCGGAACTGCAGCGCGACCTGCACACGCTCAAGGGTGGCGCACGCATCGCCGGGCTGACGGCGGTGGGCGACCTCAGCCATGCGATCGAGACCCTGCTGGAGGAGCCGATCCGCGATGTGTCCAGGACCGGGCCGCTGATCGCCGCGCTGGAGGCCAGCTTCGACCAGTTGCACGCGCTGGTGCAGCGGGTGGCGCAGGGCCAGGCAACCGAGTACCCGCGGGCGATGATCGACCACCTGCTGGAGCTGGCCGGCGAAACCGTGCTGGCCGACGACGCGACCGCCGCGATGCCGGCGCCGGCGTCGGTTCCGACCGCATCGTCGCCGGCCGTTTCCGCGGCGGGCGAGCCAGGGCTGCCCGAGCTGATGCCGGAAGCAGAGGAGGAAGTGCGCTCCCCGCAGGAGCAGATCCGCGTTCGCGCCGACCTGCTCGACAACCTGGTCAACCATGCGGGCGAAGTGGCGATCTACCGCTCGCGGCTGGAGCAGCAGGTTGCCGGCTACCGTTTCAACCTGGTCGAGCTGGAACAGACCGTCGCGCGTCTGCGCAGCCAGTTGCGCATGCTGGAAATCGAGACCGAGGCGCAGATCATCGCGCGCTTCCAGCGCGAGCATCGCGAGGCGGGCATGGCGGCGTTCGATCCGCTCGAGCTCGACCGCTACTCGCAGCTGCAGCAGTACTCGCGTGCGCTGGCCGAGTCGGTATCCGATCTGGTGTCGATCCAGAGCATGCTGGACGAGCTGACCCGCCAGGCCGAGACGCTGCTGATCCAGCAGTCGCGGGTCAGCACCGAGCTGCAGGACGGCCTGCTGCGCACGCGCATGCTGCCGTTCGACACGATGGTGCCGAACCTGCGCCGCACGCTGCGCCAGGCCGCTCAGGAGCAGGACAAGCACGCCCAGCTGCACGTGGACGGTGCCCACGGCGAAATGGACCGCAACCTGCTCGACCGCATCAAGGCGCCGTTCGAGCACATGCTGCGCAACGCGATCGCGCACGGCATCGAGACTCCGGCCGAGCGCCGCAAGGCCGGCAAGCCGGTCGAGGGCGTGGTGAGCATCACGGTCGCGCGCGAGGCCACCGAAGTGGTGATCCGGGTCAGCGACGACGGTCGCGGCCTGAACCGCGAAGCGATCCGCAAGCGCGGCATCGAGCGCGGGCTGCTGCGCCCCGAGACCCGGCCGACCGACAACCAGCTGCTCTCGCTGATCACCCAGACTGGCTTCTCCACCGCCAGCCAGGTCACCCAGCTGGCCGGCCGTGGCGTCGGCATGGACGTGGTGGCGAACGAGATCAAGCAGCTCGGCGGCTCGTTGTCGATCGAGTCCGAGGAAGGCAAGGGCACCACCTTCATCCTGCGCCTGCCGTTCACCCTGGCGGTGACCCAGGCCATCCTGGTGCGCATCGGCGAGGCCACGTTCGCGATCCCGATAACCTCGGTGCAGGGCGTGGCGCGGGTCAACCCGGACGAGCTGACCGCGCTGATGGCCGAGGCCGAACCCTCGTTCCAGTATGGCCTCGAGGATTACGGCATCCACGACCTGGCCGAACTGCTGGGTCTGCCGCCGGGCCTGCCGACCGAGGACGAGCAGCAGCCGTTGCTGCTGACCCGCGCTGGCGACCTGCGTGCGGCGATCCGCATCGACGCGGTGCTCGGTTCGCGCGAGATCGTGGTCAAGTCGGTCGGTCCGCAGATCAGTTCGGTTCCCGGCCTGCTCGGCGCGACCATCATGGGCGATGGTTCGGTGCTGATCATTCTCGACCTGGCACCGCTGGTCCGCCACGGCATGATCCGGCGCGAACAGCGCCTGGCCGAGGGCCTCAGCGCGGTGCAGGCGCCGGTGGTCGAGGAAGTGCAGACCAAGCCGCTGGTGATGGTGGTGGACGACTCGATCACCATGCGCAAGGTCACCAGCCGCGTGCTGGAGCGCCACGAGTACGAGGTCAGCACCGCGAAGGATGGCGTGGACGCGCTGGAGAAACTGCACGAGCGCGTGCCGGACCTGATGCTGCTGGACATCGAGATGCCGCGCATGGACGGCTACGAGCTGGCCACCCACATGAAGGCCGACCCGCGGCTGCGCGACGTGCCGATCATCATGATCACCTCGCGCAGCGGCGACAAACACCGCCAGCGCGCGCTCGACATCGGGGTGGACCGCTACCTCGGCAAGCCGTACCAGGAAGCCGAGTTGCTGGTGCAGATCGGCGAAGTGCTGGAGCAGCGTGCGGTGGAGCCGGTTCATGACTGA
- a CDS encoding methyl-accepting chemotaxis protein, giving the protein MSTTGGVSRERGYTALIVLLLIAIGFAALDFFLLNQKNGEDRQAIALTTQIQVLSQQTAKFALESADGNTDSFKELESTRNAIDSAVQRLGKGDPKSGMQPYADNNATPAGRAVSALDASWKQLDADIGKILSNKAVVLDSGQRARTLAQQMPLLNSSMEQVVNILQQRNGSSEQMLGTSRQMLSADRIIRRVQEVLQGGDSAQSAADGLSRDAQLYGNVLKGLIEGNPDSGVRPINDANARKILTDMDAGWAQLADPVARLVAAAGNIADVKRAGNQASLDSQTVLLRANDLSEQIGKLPLRRLFPNVWWGLLGAIAAVAFALLLVITLVRDQRRRFAQSTELNQRNQEAIMRLLDEMGSLAEGDLTVKTTVSEDITGAIADSVNYAIDELRSLVTTINETSEQVSSSAQETQTTARHLANAAEQQAQQISTATSAINQIASSMDDVSKNSAESADVAERSVKIASHGAEVVRETISGMDSIRDQIQETSKRIKRLGESSQEIGSIVELINDIAEQTNILALNAAIQAASAGEAGRGFAVVADEVQRLAERSTSATKRIETLVQTIQSDTNEAVNSMEQTTAEVVAGARLAEDAGSALGDIERVSHDLSALIQNISTAAREQSAAATDISVSMNAIQEITSQTSQGASQTADSIGTLAQLASDLRRSVAHFKLPG; this is encoded by the coding sequence ATGAGCACTACAGGGGGCGTCAGCAGGGAACGCGGGTATACCGCACTCATTGTCCTGCTGCTGATTGCGATCGGTTTCGCGGCGCTGGACTTCTTCCTGCTCAACCAGAAGAACGGCGAGGATCGCCAGGCGATCGCGCTGACCACGCAGATCCAGGTGCTGTCGCAGCAGACGGCGAAGTTCGCGCTGGAATCGGCGGACGGCAACACCGACTCCTTCAAGGAGCTCGAATCCACCCGCAACGCGATCGACTCCGCCGTGCAGCGGCTGGGCAAGGGCGACCCCAAGAGCGGCATGCAGCCGTACGCGGACAACAACGCCACGCCCGCCGGCCGCGCGGTGAGCGCGCTGGATGCGTCGTGGAAACAGCTCGACGCCGACATCGGCAAGATCCTCTCCAACAAGGCCGTCGTGCTCGACTCCGGCCAGCGCGCGCGCACGCTGGCGCAGCAGATGCCGCTGCTCAACTCGAGCATGGAACAGGTGGTCAACATTCTGCAGCAGCGCAACGGCAGCTCCGAGCAGATGCTGGGCACCTCGCGCCAGATGCTGTCCGCCGACCGCATCATCCGCCGCGTGCAGGAAGTGCTGCAGGGCGGTGACAGCGCCCAGTCGGCGGCCGACGGCCTGTCGCGCGACGCGCAGTTGTACGGCAACGTGCTGAAGGGCCTGATCGAGGGCAACCCGGACAGCGGCGTGCGCCCGATCAACGACGCCAACGCGCGCAAGATCCTCACCGACATGGATGCCGGCTGGGCCCAGCTGGCCGACCCGGTGGCCAGGCTGGTCGCCGCCGCCGGCAACATCGCCGACGTGAAGCGGGCGGGCAACCAGGCCTCGCTGGATTCGCAGACCGTGCTGCTGCGCGCGAACGACCTGTCCGAGCAGATCGGCAAGCTGCCGCTGCGCCGGCTGTTCCCGAACGTGTGGTGGGGCCTGCTGGGCGCGATCGCCGCGGTGGCGTTCGCCCTGCTGCTGGTCATCACCCTGGTGCGCGACCAGCGCCGTCGGTTCGCCCAGAGTACCGAGCTGAACCAGCGCAACCAGGAGGCGATCATGCGCCTGCTGGACGAAATGGGCTCGCTCGCGGAAGGCGACCTGACCGTGAAGACCACGGTGTCGGAGGACATCACCGGCGCCATCGCCGACTCGGTGAACTACGCCATCGACGAGCTGCGATCGCTGGTGACCACCATCAACGAGACCTCCGAACAGGTGTCGTCCTCGGCGCAGGAAACCCAGACCACCGCCCGCCACCTGGCCAACGCGGCTGAGCAGCAGGCACAGCAGATCAGCACCGCGACCTCGGCGATCAACCAGATCGCCAGCTCGATGGACGACGTGTCGAAGAACTCCGCCGAGTCGGCCGACGTGGCCGAGCGCTCGGTGAAGATCGCCTCGCACGGCGCCGAAGTGGTGCGCGAGACGATCTCCGGCATGGACTCGATCCGCGACCAGATCCAGGAGACCTCCAAGCGCATCAAGCGACTGGGCGAATCCTCGCAGGAGATCGGCTCGATCGTGGAACTGATCAACGACATCGCCGAGCAGACCAACATCCTGGCCTTGAACGCAGCGATCCAGGCGGCCTCGGCCGGCGAGGCGGGTCGCGGCTTCGCGGTGGTGGCGGACGAAGTGCAGCGACTGGCCGAACGCTCCACCAGCGCGACCAAGCGCATCGAGACGCTGGTGCAGACCATTCAGTCCGATACCAACGAAGCGGTGAACTCGATGGAGCAGACCACCGCCGAGGTGGTCGCCGGCGCACGTCTGGCGGAAGACGCCGGCAGCGCGCTGGGCGACATCGAGCGCGTGTCGCACGACCTGTCCGCGCTGATTCAGAACATCTCCACCGCGGCGCGCGAGCAGTCCGCGGCGGCGACCGATATCTCGGTGTCGATGAACGCAATCCAGGAGATCACCTCGCAGACCTCGCAGGGCGCGAGCCAGACGGCCGACTCGATCGGTACGCTGGCGCAACTGGCGAGCGACCTGCGGCGCTCGGTGGCGCACTTCAAGCTGCCGGGTTGA